A segment of the Crassostrea angulata isolate pt1a10 chromosome 10, ASM2561291v2, whole genome shotgun sequence genome:
GTATACGCTGTGCGTTTTCGTTTTGACGACTTTTTAATATTCAGTCTTTTTTTCTGAGCTTTTCGTCTCACCAAGTAAGCATCCAGTCTCACTTCCGATTCGTTCTCTGCGTCGACAGAGGCTGGAGCTCTTCCGTTTAGGGAGCGGTTGGGTGTTTCGTTGATAGACATCACCACATCTTGTAAAATGTTTATGTACTTGTGTTTTTGAGTATGCGTAAAATATCTATACAATCTCTTCTTTAACGTTTGAATGTACCTTTCGGCAAAATTGGCCTTGGTCTCGTTTAAGgcataaaaaattttaatgccTTTTTCCTGTAGATATCGTTTCAAGTACCGATTGTTAAATTCCGACCCTTTATCCGTCCGGATAGCTTTGGGTTGTCGAGGACCACTCAAAATGTCTCTGAATGCATCAATGATCGACTGAGCTTTTTTATCTTTCAAAGGTCTCACCCACATAAATCGAGAAAATACATCAACGACAACCAAGAGATACCTTATTCCGTTATTGTTCTCGGAGAGGTTTTGCACGTCGGCCAAGTCTGCTTCCCACTGATAGTCTATTCCCTGCACTATCACACGTCTTCTCTTAAATCGGCGCCTCACTTTTTTTTGCAGCGAAAATGCATcttgattttgtaaaaactcTTTGATTCGATTTAAACCAATATTATAGATTCCCTCTTTTTTTACAATTTCGTATAGTTTAGTTGCACCAGCAAAGGAACCAGGGTGCCGCGGATCATaccatattttctttaaatactgCTCCATCTCCACTATCTCTCCAAGGACAAATGCTTAAATGAAGTTTAGTTTGAAAAAATCAGTCTTTTTATACCCAGAACCTGTTTGAGGTATCCTTAGCATAAATATTTTACCCATGCATACTAATATCCttattacaaaacataaaaaaaaaataatgaatgaaaagtgagcaagtgtttttttattgtacatttagttatatatcaacattttaatcacaaacataaaaaaaaaccacaccaTTGTCATTTTCAATTGCAAACAAAACATTCACTCATTACAATGAGACCCTTTTCATGCAAATAAAAATAGTCTGATGTTTCCTTTTCTATCCTCTTGCCAACTTTCCATCTGTTACCATCTTAGCATACGGACAATGCTTTGACCATCGTATGTGTTCATTGTAGGCATCGTCTTGTGGTTCCCAGTTTTTTAGTGTCATTCCGCAGGAGAAACAGGTGACTTTGTCTCCGATGCGCGTGTAAATGAAACCCGCTCGAGCCAAATCCTTTTTCGCCGGACCTCTTAAATATTTAGGCCAGTCGTTAAACGTGGCAAATCGTTCCGAAAAATTCAAGTATTCGGGATATTGCCAGGGAGAAGGACTGTTCAAAGTTGGAGGAGGAATATTTTTCACAGGCAGAGTCACATATTTAGTCTtcaatttttcttctttaaaccCTTTGTTCGAGTCCGACAAATTCCACGAGAAGTTAGCATTGGAATCCATTCCCCATGATGTCGATGGTAAACAATCTAAGGAACATGCATCAGTACTGCTCGAGGAAAAATTAGGACAGGAATCCGTTTCAATCATGTTCAGTCTAGAATCCATAGACGACATCGTGCTTCGTCAAGGTTCGAGGGaagcaatgataaaaaaaaagcatgaaaTAGCTGTTTTAGTCATTTGCGTACATCGAATTGTTTTTTTCACTCTAATGATTACCAAtcaaatttcttgaaaataaaatgtgatcTACATCATATACTAGAATAGcaaattacatttaattaacATTGTGATTGGTCCTCTCTTACCTTCTTTTCAATTAGTAGGCGTGTTTCTAAATAATCACATGATCATTCTGGCATAAAGTATTACTTCAGATTATTTTGTCAAACCACACTCGAGCAGAAACACTACATTGCAAAAACACCATGCTGTCTTTTCCAGACCCAACCAGCGAAAGACAAATGTGGCTATTTAGATTTTTGCAACGGGGTTCCTGTGTCAAAAACTTTATTGACAACTACAACCTGTACCACTCCGATGATACATCATGCCAATTTTGCaaaaaacaatatgttttgCGCAATTCTTTGGTACATGAAACTGAATGCATCGTTCGACTTGCCTTGGAAGCCACGCAGAATGATGAAAAATTGCTTAAATTCGTGCTTAAGGCACAGGATATTTTCTTTGATCAAGACATGAGAAAAGGTGAAGCCTTACCTGTtgcagaagttttaaaaataacgaGATTCGGTCGTATTTCGTATGATGATTGGGAAAATATCTATCATGATTTTGTATGGGGTGAAATCTGCAGAACTGAACATCTTGGATATGAGGAAACACCATACACCGAGTATCCAGACACGACGGAAGGATTCATCAACCCATTTATTTTCGAACAGTCTTGAGACCATAAAGACATTCAATGTTTGGCCTGTGTGtgatttaacaataaaaaaaattaaatttagaatAGTTTATTTTACACGAAGTGGATTGTGCAACAGGGCTTGTTTTTTAAGGTTCAATGCGTTTCCTacaaaactttttgagtttttCCACCAATCTGAGGAGCTTATTTTCCAACGATTATTCGTGACGTCAAACCTCAGATATATGTGAAACAAATTAACATTCTCGTCAGTCTAACTCTTACactcaaagaaaaaagaatgaTGTCTGCACGTCTTTTCAAACCTTTGCAAAACGGACGTTATGTTAAGGTCTCCGAATGGCAAAAGGAACCTAGACTTGATCTTAGACAATACGAACTCTGTGATGGACAGGAAATACCAACGAAAAAAGGTATTAGTCTGAAAATAATTCAGTTAAAAACCTTGATGACGGCCATGGACTCAATTCAAGAAACAATCCTCAAGAACGAAGCACAAAGTTGGCATCTGGGATACAATGTTTACATCCATGTGAAAGAAAACAACCCTTGCGTGGATATACGACAGTACTGGAAACCCAACGAAGAATCAGACATCGTTCCTACCAGAAAAGGGCTCTGCTTAAGACCGTTTGAATTCACCGTTTTTAAAGGCTTACTGGTAGACATCGAAAACTGCCTTCCGGAATTGAAAAACGTGAAATGTTGTTCAGAACGCGATGATCATCAAAATCAATTGGGAATGCTACAATGCAGCATTTGCAACCCTAACGATTTTGCAAAGTGGTAAAAAAAACAGTGATAAAAAAcgctattgaaaaaaaattgtttgtaaatttacaacactttttTCTCCAAGCTTTGTCATTTATCATGTTCTACTTTATTTTCTCTGTGctatttaaatttcatgtagAAACTACATATGTATGTGtataatttaatgcatttttatatcAGAATAAATTGATAGAAAATTACACGATTTTTACTTCGTTTTTAAAACCtgaaaaacatcaaaaataaataaaatggataGTATCGCATCAAACATACAAATGCGTTTtcgtaaaacaaaaataaacaccgAATTAAATCCGTCTTTACACCATTTCGTCTATATGGTTGTGTCCTTACTTTAACTTACCGtttgtgtttacatttttatttaaaaggacGGGTGTCATTTCTATACGGTGATCAGTTAATACTGACtgatttttccatttaaaaagtcTCTCAATCTAGTTCATTTTAACAGAAcacgtttgtttttttaaaaacagtcatTTATACTGGCATACTTCAGAAACaccaaaatgtatttttctctcGACGTTTAGctatcttcattttaaaaacgATTTTTACTACACTCAGGTATTCATTCTACCCAGTGTCTAACAATAGGGTCGATCTTTTATCAAACACGTGTTCAACCAAGTCTCCTTCCCCTTAACTCTTTTTAAAGGTCACTGACGCATTCCTCCATTCAATACCCAATTGTGATTCGGAAGTTCCTGTTTCTTGGTCGGGTAATCGTCAgtctaaaaataatcattagTCTTGATTTGTTGCTACGCTGTTTCTTGGTCGGGTAATCGTCAGTCTAAATTAATCATTAGTCTTGATTTGTTGCTATGCACAGGTCTCGTGTCGGGCACCTGTCCCCAAATGTAGGTCAACCACCCCCCATTGTTCTTCTTTTGTTCCTCCCCAAACAATAGACCCCCATTGTTTTCAGGGTATATACAGACGCATATACTACTagtattatgattttaaaacaataagtCAATAATATAGATTTAGGTCGCAGGCGTGCGGCGACTAGCCTTACCTCACGTTCTACATAATATACTATCTTCCAaagttttttatcattttgcattgaaataaatattatgtaaatattttaaaagttttgtcgTATTCCGTATCTTTTATAACTTTATTGCATCTATGACACTACTTTTTGGTCAACCCTTGaatctgtgacattacttttgggtCAACCCTTGTAATTTATCTTATttgaaaatggataaaaaataacatgttaattaaAAGGTATCAAGATGGATATTGATGGTTAGTAAGATctcaatatatttctttttttatgcaCTAAACCTAATTGGCTTAGACAGGGACGTTGTCCTCCCAAAACCTGTAATGTAAATACGTAACTACCaattagatatattttaataactgAAAATTAACTCGAAACgaacatttcaaaatttcaaagatcTTTTATTGCAGAATTTAGATTTAGAAGAAAGAAATTACTGAATATTATAGTGACATGGGTATTACAGATTAACAAGTACAATCAAAATTcctttaatgaaatattaaatcatcACACTCGGTCCAACAGACGTGTAAGTAAATTTAGAACTATTGCATAATAAGTAAAGTTTGCATGTGTTAGAAATCGGATGGTTTTGTCTTATGTTTTGTCTCTAATTCTACAATTCATTGATCAAAAAAGCAATATGGGGAAGGGGGTAGTCACCCATAAAATCAATGAATAGAGTACTATTATTATATGATAACTTGACATAAGGTTAAAATATGTctattttgtataataaatgatatatttgctTAATAAAGAATGGACTATATGTAGTTTCAATTTCATCCAAGTCACTTAAGTTGCATAGTCTGTCCTTGTAATATAAATAGAAGTGCGACTTTGAAATCACGTATTATTTCTAAAACATGGCTGTATATGggtatgttaaggcttcccCAATAAATAATTCCAAATAAAGAACATATGTAGTCTCAGAAGgaccaaatttttaaaagatttttttctcatttataaTGAACTTTGAACTATCATGATGATCCCTCTCTGATCCACCGGGAAAATATCTGCACATTCAAAAAAGTTTAATGAAACTGTTGATGACATTAGactggaaaaatcaattttagtaaGTTTATAAGCACTGCCGGGTTTTTCCCCTTAAGTTGGGCGTGACCTTCGAAAGTTCTAACAATACATTTGTTTGTTCcaggtttttaattaaaaagccTCTTAAGCAATGTAAAAATACCTTGTTACCCATGAAGTATCCGATCAAATCAAATCAggaaaaatactttatttaatCCAgtgtattttaataatttaaatccttacaggaggtttttttttaagtttcgtAGGTTAAGTTTCACTTTACCTTTGTTTAGTATATTGCAAATGCTAATTTGAATAAAAGGAGAGATACAAAGGCAATgtaatgttttgttatttttccaaattaaaTCGACAGCCAGAAAAACAATACTTTGTCTAGAGGACGCATGCATATACAATGCATACACACACTGTAATAGAGCGCAGCGGAAATAACTCAGGGTCAATCTCGTATTTACATACCTGTTACTGCGCAATAGAACCAAGCTTCAAAATTATCTAGGGATATTAAACAATTTAggcacgtacatgtagcatcgtttttaaagTGAGGGAGGGGGTAAACTTATCCTATATCTTGTCAAGCTAACTGGGGGGGGTAGCGAAGAGCGATAACGCGTcaattttaagattaatttctttaatttcatttgcaggtaaaggggagtaactcctcaaaaaatcaaaaattcaattttctatatgAACTGTTTGTTGAGAGGAACAGTGTATGTGTGGGTGGGATTGGGGGGGCCTCTATACTCCGATGCTACGcaccatttatttaaaatttatatcaaaagattttctctctaacTACATATTTCAATAACGATATCATCAGTAATAGTATGTCACAAGTTCATGCAcgtagcattttaaaaatttcaaaattttctcgAATATTTTCGGGATCCTAATTCTCAGAAATATGCTCTTAAAAAGAAATCCAGGCGAgtattttttcaagtttttcaaGATGTTTTTCTGTTTTGGACCCTGTCAAGAACGTGGGCCTCTACCAGTATCCTTGTCCCTACACAAATCATTGTCTTGTGGTCTCAATGTTTTACGTATACCTCAACGGCCAATGCTTGAATCAGTTCTTCCCATTGTGAATCCACAATGAAGTAAAGCTCTgattattttctcaaaataaactTATTGTAATGTAACAAAAACAGAACGCCAGTTatgttatacattttatttctctTTTCTTCGTATTCTTACGCATTGAACATACAGTGCATATCTAAAATTAATCTatatacattaatattcattaaccTATCGCCATGATTTCATTCACAGACATTTACAGTCAGTTTATATTTCTCCTGTGAAGTTTGTCGTTTGTTTATTCCTTTGGCGGAATCTTTACGACTTCATCAGCCAGGGAGGCCTGCGTGCGCATCTTTTTTCGTCTTCCTGTCCTCTATTTTCTCCTTGGAGCAGAACATGAAGTCTGGGGCAGCACGTGCCAATTAAAGTTTCAATGCAATTATGATTTGAGGCAAACTGAAAATGAAGAATgcatacattattttaaaaaatgtcgaCTGTATGCATATGTCAGTTTTGTTGTCTTGCAAGATAAAAGACAGGTTTTCTTGGAAATGTAGACAAATAGTGACCTATAACACACTTACATGCACTTAAAAGTTTAATGAAGACAAGTTATATATCATCCGGGTAATTCAATCACGTGCCAATGTGGCACACCATGCATGAGCATCTTCTTGAAGAAGTCGTCAATCAGCTTCCATTCTTTCTCTGCGTCAGGAGAATCGCTGGCTTCAACTTTTGGAAACTGTAAGGAAAAAACCATAATACatgaaattcaatttcaagaacCAATAGAGTTCTTTTCATACGTAGTT
Coding sequences within it:
- the LOC128166031 gene encoding uncharacterized protein LOC128166031; the encoded protein is MEQYLKKIWYDPRHPGSFAGATKLYEIVKKEGIYNIGLNRIKEFLQNQDAFSLQKKVRRRFKRRRVIVQGIDYQWEADLADVQNLSENNNGIRYLLVVVDVFSRFMWVRPLKDKKAQSIIDAFRDILSGPRQPKAIRTDKGSEFNNRYLKRYLQEKGIKIFYALNETKANFAERYIQTLKKRLYRYFTHTQKHKYINILQDVVMSINETPNRSLNGRAPASVDAENESEVRLDAYLVRRKAQKKRLNIKKSSKRKRTAYTLKIGDQVRISHLRRQFQRDYDQTFTEEIFIVSHRFVSQGIPIYKLKDMMNEPIQGSFYASELQKVSKDEQTQWRIEKIIRKRKVRGKPEVLVRWLGWPKKFDSWIPEIDVKNI